Genomic window (Accipiter gentilis chromosome 7, bAccGen1.1, whole genome shotgun sequence):
TGGCCGGTGTGAGAAGGGCAAAAGGCTGGTTCCCCTCGCTCATAGGATTTGATGAGGATGGGTTGGGGAAGAGGATGCGATCTGCTGGACCTGGCATATGGGTTTAAGAGGAGGACAAGGTGCCTTGCACGGGGCTGAATGCAGCCAGGAGGGGTCAGTCTTTGCTGGCATCAGTTTGGTGGTGCCCCACCACAGATCTGCCTCTTTGCAGGAGGGTATGAAAGAgatgtcccccctccctgggggcTGGCAGCAACCCTGGCCCCGTGTCTGCTTTGCTCTGGTCCTTATCACACGCAGCAATGCAATTTGGGCTCCCTAAGCGAGGCAGCCTACCAGCAGCATCTACAGACCCTTCCAATTTGCCCCTCTTTCATCCCATAGCAGTTTGGTCAGCTCGTACGGAAGAAAGGAGCTCCAAATGCTTTCCGGGCCTAATAATATCCATCAAAGCATTTCCACGGCTGAGGCAAGGATATACACTGCAGCACGCAGAGCAGGAAATGGGCTCGGGTTTTCCAGAGCTGCCTCTTCCAGCCAGAGCAAACCACAAGATCACGGGAGGACAAGAGCGCTGCGCTCGTGGCTTTGTTTGCCCCAGAAGGAATTGATTTGATGAGAAAGGAAATTGGCTTTCTTTAATCTGTCCTTGTGCTAATTCCGCAGAGGAAGGCGTGAGCATTGGCAGTTCCCGAAACTGAACCACCCTTCAGCACTAGTCGGTTTGTGCTATTTGCAGGGATGGTGGTGTTTCCCAGGCCATGGCCCATGGGAAGCACCCTCAGACCACAGTGAGCTGTGCGTGGCAGAGGTGGAGAGCCCTCGCCTCTAGGGCCAGGGGCAGCTGGGGCCCCCACAGAGCCAGTGGCAGCACAGCTCAGGCCCTTGGTGTGTCATGTGTCCCCTTACACGTGTGCCTTCCTCATATGACAGGGGTCCCGCTACTGTCTTCACCAGGGCCAAGTTTTCTCCAGCAAATGCCATGAGGAAGGAAACAGCTGTGCTTCTCATCTCTGGGGAGTCTGACTGTGAGCCTTCACATCTCTTTTCCAAACCCTGTCTCTGAGCCCAGTAGGACAAGAAGGAGGATGTTCCTCATGCATCAGCCACGTGTGCAAGAACAGGTTAGATTTGAACacacttttccattaaaaatattctttgagAGAATCACAAGAAACGTAAACAATCCATGGGAACGTGGATTCCTGACTGGCTCCAGGCTGGCATTTCAACTAAAAAGGGGGAAATGGAATTAATGAGTAGGAAGAACAAGAGCTAACTAAGATGTCAACAGAGAAGAACTAGAAATGGTGCAGTgttattttatacaaaaaaaatctaaaaatacaataaataaattcTACAAAAACCTAAGCCAAGAATATCCTGGATCCCTTTCAATGCCAAACAGCTTTCCCAAGGTGACTAAACATCGTCACTGTTGCTTGCACAGAATGACACTGAGATGCAACAAGCAAAGGGATTTAAATGTGCCAAGGGACCCTCGGCACCCTGTGTTGAACTTGTTTGAGGCATCACAGAGGCAGGAGTGGGAGCACTGAGCCTTGCTCCACTCTGCTTTGCTTCATTATGCTAAGTTAGTTTAGTAACACACCATTGCCCTTAGCAGGGCTTGTGCAGGGATTACAAAGCCTATTGTAAGGGCTTCCCGGCACTTGGAGAAGTCCCTGCCTCTTCCTTGCCATGAGATGCCTGTTAAGGGTTGCCATGTGTCCGGCCAGgactctgcaggcagcagcacgaAGGGTGCAGGGTGCAGGGCACGTCATGCCTGCAGGCAAGGCTGGCCACCCGGCTGGCTGGTCTCTGTGCCTGGCAGGCCCTGACCACAGTGGCTGCCTGATCCAGCAGCCTTGAGCTCCAGCAGAGACAATCTGCCCATCCCCAGCACTTGCAGCAAGGTATCTGCCTGGGTTGATGGGGTGGTGGAAGCAGGAGCCAGAGCTGAAATCCTCAAATTCCTTGTGCCCAGTGACAAGGATGTGCTGTCAGTAATATCGGAGCgggtctgcaggcaggcagaagggaCCACCGTTCCTACCTCTCCTGCCCCGCCACAGTGCTCTGAAAAGGGGTGAGGTGTCCCCCGGGGCACAAAGAAATAGCAAATGGAGCTGAGAACAACCCACAGATCACAAAACCCCCTGAGAACAGACACATCCACCACCGATCCAAGTGGGTAAagtgagaaggagaaggagaaggagaaggagaagggagaagagaaaggagtgGAGCAGGCTGGCAGAAGCAACACTGCTTTTTTGCAGACAAACATGGGCTCCAAGAAGGGCCCTGGGTGCATCTTCAGTTCTGGTCTCTGCTCTCAGAGACTGCACTCTTCCATAAGGCTTTAACATGCGCGAGCTACCCTCGGTGACAGTGCAGAGCCCGCTGCCTCCCAGCTGGACGCATTCCAGAGGGTACAGCTCCAACATTAACGCAAGAAGAAAAAATCTCCAGGATGGAGTTAGTCAGTTTTTATGCTGGATTGGATTTGAAGAAGCAACTGACATCAGCTGAAGCATCTGTTCCTTACAGTGCTTGGGTTAAGTTTGCAACATGTCCGATGAAATACCCAGCAGTGCACAGAAAGGATTTATCGCAGTGAGAGCTGTGTAGATCGTGCAGCCTCCCATTAGCATGTTGAGCCCTATGGTTTATTGTGTTAATTTGTTTGTGCTAACATACTGTCTTGTCTTAGTGTTTAAAATATAACACCATCTGACACACCAAAACGCCAAGAAAACATATGAGCTCCAGAACAATTGAGGTTGGTCTGTTCTTTGCTGTGACAGGGGACAGGGTGGAATAATAAGGAATGTCAGGGGCATTTTACTGGCCTAACAAAAAACGGGAAAAGTCCTCGCAACGTAAAAATCCCCACAGGACAGTCTACagcaactgcaggcagggagctttGGGGGATACCTCATCTCCTGACAGTGACTGAGCTCCGTAATGCCCCTCTGTGCAAGGACTGTGCCTGTTTAACTGCAGCCCAATGTGGGGTGGCACCATCTGGCCCCCCCTGCATGGAAACGAACCCACACACAGCCAACCTGCATGGCATGGCCATAGTGGCTTCACCGGCACACGGTGCCCGTGTGGGTCAGGCCTCAGTGCCTGCATCCAAACGAGAACCAGGCTGCCTTTAGCCAAAATAAATGTCTGCACAGGATGCTGCTGTGGGACTGAGTGAATATAAACCTTCCGTGCAACAACCACAACCAAGTCACGGCGAAATGCCTCCCCTTCCCTCTAGTGACTTGGTTGCAAGTAGATGGCTTGAAAACGACTCTTGCTCCACAGAAAGGATCTAGCAAGAAGCAGAGAGGCGGCTACTTTCCCTTCAGATGCAGTGCAGCAGCAGTGTCCTCCTGTGCTCTGTGTGGCTCCTCGCTGTTCTTTCCTAAACTTGTGCTGAGATAAGGAAACACGCTTCAACTGAGCCATTTTTGGCACTTCAGTAGTAGGTGGGGGGATCCTTCTTTCAAACTAAAAGCACCTCATTCCCCTGTAGCTGCAGCCCCGTTTCCCTGCGCACTCAGGGATTGCAGGCAGCCGGGCAAGAGCTTCCCCCTTCTCGCCAGAGCCAGGGTGCGAGCAAGGAAGGAAAGGGCCAGACCAGAGGGGACAGGGACAAATTCACTCGCACATATTAAGCGGCAGATATGTGTGTAAGccccaggcagcagagcagcatcCCCGTACAGAGATTTTTGACAGCATTAATGAACATTAATGAGGACAGGAGTGACAGAGAGTGACTGGTTTTAGGGCAGCTCCTGGTGCACTCGAAAGCAGACGAGCTGGGGTGGGCTCCTGGGGGAGCACCAGGCAATGACCCCAACTGCCAGGTTGCCTTGCCCAGGCCACCTCAGAGCTCCCAAGGGAGTTCTGCActccagggctgggcaggggtccCAAAAACTTCACAGCCCCAAACTGTGGGCCACACAGGGCAGCTGCACTGCAGGAGAGCACTGATATCTCACTGGAGAGGCATGAGCAGTTgtcagggggaaagaaaaaaaagaagaaaaaaaaggaaaaggaaaaaaagagaaaaagagggggaaagggagaaaccCCGCCGGCTGTGTGCTGGGGGAGAGTGGCTGACAGTTTTATTTCTGAGAATTTCCCTGTGCGTGATCTCTACATTGGGATCTGCAGGCAAGTGACCCCATAAAACCAGCCTGAAATCCCCATAGCAAATAACGCAGAGCCAAGGCTGGCAAGTGGGAGCCAGTGGGGGTCCGGGAAGTGTGGGAGGTGTGGGagcccagccccactcccctgAGCACTACGGTGCCCCACGTACAGCCACAGGCTCCCCACCGTGCCCatctgcagggtcaggcagcccACGGAGCCCCACAAGCCCCAGCTTTCCCAGGCATGTCACTGCCTACTAGCAAGAAAACAACTGTTGTTGATGAGCATTGTGCTGGTTATTacaataattatttattattggATACTTTTTTCCTCAGGGTGtttatctctcttctttttctttcattcgttcatgctttctttctttgtctctcttttggtcttttccttcctctctctttctctctttctctttgtttctttaattctttcctttcctccgtcttctcttctcttctcttctcttctcttctcttctcttctcttctcttctcttctcttctcttctcttttctcttctctcctctcctctcctctcctctcctctcctctcttccctctcctttcattgcctccttccccagcccagagTCCCAAACGCGCCCACCGGTGGAGCACAGCGCGGCTGCCGTGCGGAGCCGCGGACCCTGCCAGCGGCGGCCCGGGCAGGAGCTGCTCCCGGCGCGGCCTCAGGTGCCCGGTCCCGTCGCCGTCGCCGTCGCCGCAGGGGGACGAGCCGCGCTCCCTGGGGCCGCGCACCTGCCGCGCTGCCgcgggatgggacgggacgggacggggcggttCAAATCCCCGCTCAGcaccagcggcggggccgggcgggagcgggctgccgcgccgggccggggcagTGCCGCCCGGTGCCGCCGCTCGGGCGTCCCGGCGGCCGGAGGGGAGCGGctcggggcggccgcgggggctcTGGAGGCCGCGCAACGGTAGCGAGCGGGGTCGGGGCGCCCCGGGGAAACCAGCGAGCTGCAGCGGGGGAGTGAGCCCCGACGAGCGCCGGGGGACCCCGCGGGGCCCCGCGCCGGGACGGGCGACTGGCACCGAGCCGTGGTGCCAGCACTCCCAGCCCAAACCGCTCCAGGTGCGGGAAAGCGGGTGGGCAAAGGGGCAGCGGCAGAGCACGGCTCGCCTTGCCTTGCGTTTCGTTCTTCTGTCGTTATCGTCTGGCCGTCTTTCCGATGTCTTTTTCtggctctctttttctttttgctttctctttctgtctttgtcttctttctttctttctttttctttctttccatccttttctttctttttctttccatttttcctaatctttcttctcttttccttctttcttcctttctttatttttctctttctgtctgtttcttccttttttctttctttcattcttctttctttctgtgtgtcTTGTCCTACTTTCTctccttctgtctgtctttctcggTGAGACCTGGTTAACACAtttgattttttcatttgttagatACATTCGTTAATTTCGGTTCCTATAGTTGAAACGTAAGTAGCAAAATAATACTAATAGTCGCCGTAGTCGGAGTAATAACGAGGATGACTGTAATGATAATAACAGTCTTCATCGATAACGGTCTCAAATCAAACGCCAGAAAATCCCCGTTTTTCCGGGGACCCGCGGGAACCGCAGGCTTTTTTCACCTGCCGAGATGTCCCCGCTTTCCTCTTTAGCTCCCCTCCTACAACGAATCTGTAAATGTCCGCTGCTCCCGTTAGCTGAACCTCTACGAATTATTATTGTTTCGCCAGCACCATCGCTACCGGCAGCGTTAGCCTTTCCCGTACCGTTCTTTTCCATCGCTCGCAGCGCACGGGCGGTGCTGCCGCGGCGGGCGGGGAAGAGCGGGGGCCGCGGGGTTCACCCtccccgggcccggccgcgggaACCTGCCCGGGGCACCCCGCCGCAGGGCTGTTCATCAGGGAACTGTGCGGAGAAATAAGCGCGTGCGGACGTGTGCGCGGAGTGcgctgccgcctcccccggccctgCGTGGCCCCAGCCCCGGCTCGCTGCCGCTCTCCCCCCCGCTAGTCACTTGCTGCCCCGCGGCTCAGCGGGGAGCCGGGGCTGCTGTGCCAAGCCCGAGCCGGGCCGCTCCCAGCTCCCCTCCAGactctgcacccccccccccccctccgcagcCCTGGCTCGCCGGGGGCCCATCGGGGCACAGGGGTTGGGGGGCGGGAGGGACGGCGGGGCCGGGCAAGGGCCGGGAGAACGGGCAGAAAGGAGGGATCGCGGGAGGGACGAGAGGAGACATGCGGGCGGAGGGGTGAGTGCGAAGAGCGGACGGAGGGAAGGCggcgggagctggggctgtgtcccagctgggccccgggggaggggggagagcccGTCGGGGCCGTGGAGCATCTGCAGCACAGCCCGGGCTCAGGGTGCGCGGGGGGATCCAGTCTGGGGGACCCGGGCACCCCCGCAGCACAAGGGCCGCGGCTCGGTGTGAGCACGGCCCCGGCGCTGGAGTGGAGCGGGGGTGTCCGTGCCCGGCCCGTGGGTTACGGCGCCGGCGGGGAGACCCCTGCGAGGGAGGACgaaggcagcagccctgggtGTCCGCCCCCACCTCGCCTGAAAGGTCTGGGGGATTGCGGGGTGCGGGGCCCAAACGGGGAAGAGTGCGGCAGCGGATACCTGCTGCGGGGAGAAGCCTCGCCGGGGCCGGGGAAGGTGGTGGAGCGGCTGGGAGGCGGCGATGCTCGGGCTCCGGGGGCTGTGCCCCGGCTGGGGGCTGCCGTCGGGGGGATGGGGGGACGGGGAACTCGTTGCAACGCGTTGATTTCCTCGGTGCCGCCACGGGCTTTTGCACCGCCGGGGCCGGAGCGTTTCGGGGCGAAGCAGATGTGTGTCCtcggagggcgggggggggggggggggggtgtctgccctTCTTCCCCGTCGAGCTCTCGGCGTTTCCGCAGCGTGGAGCCGTTCCCGGCGGAGAGGCGGAGGGACAACCCCGACCTTCCCTTCCACCTGTTCGGGCGAGGTGTGAGCCGAGAGGAGAAGCCCCCCCCTCACCCTCTCCCTGGTGCCCTTCCGACAGCCTCCGGGCTCCATCCATTTCCCCCCCGCCGGCCCAGGGACGACCACAGAGCCGGGGGCAAACTAGTATCGCTAACGGCGGGGTCAGCAACCGCTCGTCGAGGCTGGAT
Coding sequences:
- the LOC126041234 gene encoding TRAF3-interacting protein 1-like, with product MKERKKEETDRKRKIKKGRKKEKRRKIRKNGKKKKEKDGKKEKERKKEDKDRKRKQKEKESQKKTSERRPDDNDRRTKRKARRAVLCRCPFAHPLSRTWSGLGWECWHHGSVPVARPGAGPRGVPRRSSGLTPPLQLAGFPGAPRPRSLPLRGLQSPRGRPEPLPSGRRDARAAAPGARQVRGPRERGSSPCGDGDGDGTGHLRPRREQLLPGPPLAGSAAPHGSRAVLHRWPGDRHIDMKGVLLLPTGAGCPAADG